The Listeria monocytogenes genome window below encodes:
- the addA gene encoding helicase-exonuclease AddAB subunit AddA: protein MSLNIPSKPDGSLWTDDQWKAIQAKGNNILVAAAAGSGKTAVLVTRIIEKLIDESTNLNVDELLIVTFTNASAAEMKFRIGKGLEEALGQNPDSAHLKRQVALLNYASISTLHSFCLEIIRKYYFEADIDPSFRLIEPIESSMIRDEVLESLLEQEYSIENNEPFFHLVESFTGDRSDAELNALISKLYDFSRANPDPNAWLEAMVNFYNTEKITSIVELPYFPIIKEDIELRINQAKNYLLNAIDYANETSGPAPYLATLENDLSQIQALSELNWSSWTHLKTSIENIDFKRIPTLKNKSDYDEIYVEETKKFRDAAKKEMKNIVTDWFSREEVNYLSDLEKMKPDIQTLSELVKKFATNFFEEKQQRGVLDFNDLEHLALKILLNENKASEVAQNYQKQFKEVLIDEYQDTNMVQETILRLITNPSEAQGNLFMVGDVKQSIYRFRLAEPTLFMTKYQAFQQDGSGNGIRIDLSQNFRSRKEVLDATNFIFHQLMDKHIAEIDYDTAAELTLGANFPETNAMATELLLIDMKSEDTEIEDELSPQELQKNQVESRAIAMKIREMIDDKFPIYDKKLKQNRPIQYRDIVILSRAMTSAPDMEEAMKIQDIPFYANNNSGYFETTEVATMIALMKVVDNPYQDIPLAAVLRSPIIGLNEEELGQVRMAKKKGYFYDALLAYKDITVSETANKISNFVQQLNNWRELSIRENLTSLIWQIYQETNFYEFVGGLPGGKQRQANLRALYDRANQYEKTSFRGLFRFIRFVERLEVRGDDLGTAKTLGEKEDVVRMMTIHASKGLEFPVVIVSGLSRKFNMRDIYSKTLLDKDYGFASNYRDVEKMIVYPTIMQQAIKQKKSREMIAEEMRVLYVALTRAEEKLILVATVPDFEKTSKNWLQVAKEKETILPASTRAKAKCYLDWIGNATIRHPAFKELLCEEMIQTLSTEMKLQIEIKTKEMFLANDIEKTESDKWLENIKEHQPVPVQSPYKDEIQRYMEYEYQNEAATEIRAKQSVTELKRQFSLQDSWSDTTLLKEFQKVSLDRPKFLQKNKLSATEIGTAMHTLMQAVSLDYKPTKEDLEQLLQMMQEKDILTEVQIKAINIKQILDFFESPLGKTMLQKKDLVKREVPFSYLLPVSELYENVDLDERVLIQGVVDSMIEEEETITLIDYKTDKIEGRYADWNAAEKVMKERYHIQIKLYAEAIQAISGKEVAAAYLYFFDGQHICQINTKEGL from the coding sequence ATGAGTTTAAATATACCGTCAAAACCAGATGGATCATTATGGACAGACGACCAATGGAAAGCTATCCAGGCTAAAGGCAATAATATACTTGTAGCTGCTGCTGCTGGCTCTGGGAAAACAGCTGTCCTGGTCACTAGAATCATTGAAAAGTTAATAGATGAGTCAACAAACCTAAATGTAGATGAGTTACTAATTGTAACTTTCACGAATGCTTCAGCTGCTGAAATGAAGTTTAGAATAGGCAAAGGACTGGAAGAAGCTCTGGGACAAAATCCAGATTCAGCCCATCTGAAAAGACAAGTGGCATTACTTAACTATGCTTCTATTTCAACCCTCCATTCCTTTTGTTTAGAAATTATTCGAAAATACTATTTTGAGGCAGATATTGACCCAAGTTTTCGCTTAATCGAGCCAATCGAAAGCAGCATGATTCGCGATGAGGTTTTAGAAAGTTTGCTAGAACAAGAATATAGTATCGAAAATAATGAACCTTTTTTTCATTTGGTAGAATCTTTTACAGGAGATCGTTCAGATGCAGAATTGAACGCATTAATATCTAAACTATATGATTTTTCAAGAGCCAACCCAGACCCAAACGCTTGGTTAGAAGCAATGGTGAACTTTTATAATACAGAAAAGATTACTTCGATTGTAGAGTTACCTTATTTTCCAATTATTAAAGAAGATATTGAATTAAGAATTAATCAAGCTAAAAACTATTTATTAAACGCAATAGATTATGCAAATGAAACTAGTGGTCCAGCACCTTATTTAGCTACTCTAGAAAATGACTTATCCCAAATTCAAGCATTGTCAGAGTTGAACTGGAGTAGCTGGACACACCTGAAAACATCTATTGAAAACATAGATTTCAAGCGTATTCCGACACTTAAAAACAAAAGTGATTATGATGAGATATATGTGGAAGAAACGAAGAAATTTCGAGATGCGGCTAAAAAAGAAATGAAAAATATCGTAACTGACTGGTTTTCGAGAGAAGAAGTAAATTACTTATCTGACTTAGAAAAAATGAAGCCAGATATCCAAACTTTGAGCGAATTAGTCAAAAAATTTGCTACAAATTTCTTTGAAGAAAAACAACAAAGAGGAGTATTAGACTTTAACGATTTAGAACACTTAGCATTAAAGATTTTATTGAATGAGAATAAAGCTTCAGAAGTTGCTCAAAATTATCAAAAACAATTTAAAGAAGTATTAATCGATGAGTATCAAGATACCAATATGGTGCAAGAAACTATTCTACGCCTTATAACGAACCCCAGTGAAGCGCAGGGGAATCTATTCATGGTTGGAGATGTGAAACAATCTATCTATCGCTTTCGTTTAGCAGAGCCAACGCTATTTATGACGAAGTATCAAGCATTCCAACAAGATGGCAGTGGAAATGGGATACGCATTGATTTATCGCAGAATTTTAGGAGTAGGAAAGAAGTTTTAGATGCTACCAACTTTATATTTCATCAATTGATGGATAAACACATTGCTGAAATTGATTATGATACCGCCGCAGAATTGACTTTAGGTGCAAATTTTCCTGAAACAAACGCGATGGCGACGGAGCTTTTACTAATTGATATGAAGTCTGAAGATACAGAAATAGAAGATGAATTATCGCCTCAAGAATTACAAAAAAATCAAGTAGAATCACGCGCGATTGCCATGAAAATCAGAGAAATGATAGACGATAAGTTTCCTATTTATGATAAAAAACTCAAACAAAATAGGCCTATTCAATACAGAGATATCGTTATTTTATCAAGGGCGATGACGAGCGCTCCGGACATGGAAGAAGCAATGAAAATTCAAGATATCCCTTTTTATGCGAATAATAACTCAGGTTATTTTGAAACAACAGAAGTAGCTACAATGATTGCGCTTATGAAAGTAGTAGATAATCCTTACCAAGATATTCCACTTGCTGCTGTTTTACGTTCACCAATAATTGGCCTAAATGAAGAAGAGTTGGGGCAAGTTCGTATGGCCAAGAAGAAAGGGTATTTTTATGACGCTTTGTTAGCTTATAAAGACATAACCGTTTCGGAAACAGCGAATAAAATTAGTAACTTTGTTCAACAATTAAACAATTGGCGTGAATTGTCCATTCGAGAAAATTTAACGTCATTGATATGGCAAATCTATCAAGAAACTAATTTTTATGAATTTGTGGGTGGCTTACCAGGTGGCAAACAACGCCAAGCTAATTTACGAGCATTATACGACCGCGCTAACCAATATGAAAAAACATCTTTCCGTGGTCTGTTCCGTTTTATCCGTTTTGTTGAACGATTAGAAGTTCGAGGTGATGACCTAGGGACCGCAAAAACACTTGGTGAAAAAGAAGATGTTGTTCGCATGATGACAATCCATGCGAGCAAAGGGTTGGAATTTCCTGTAGTTATTGTTTCTGGGCTAAGTAGAAAGTTTAATATGCGGGATATTTATAGCAAAACATTGTTAGATAAAGATTATGGTTTTGCATCTAATTACCGAGATGTTGAGAAAATGATTGTTTACCCAACGATAATGCAGCAGGCAATAAAGCAAAAAAAATCTCGTGAAATGATTGCAGAAGAGATGCGTGTTTTGTATGTTGCGCTTACTCGTGCAGAAGAAAAGTTAATTTTAGTAGCAACGGTACCTGATTTTGAAAAAACAAGCAAAAACTGGTTGCAAGTTGCAAAAGAAAAAGAAACTATTCTACCTGCATCCACAAGAGCGAAAGCGAAATGCTATTTGGATTGGATAGGAAACGCAACGATTAGACATCCTGCTTTTAAAGAATTGTTGTGTGAAGAAATGATTCAAACACTTTCAACAGAGATGAAACTACAAATTGAAATAAAAACAAAAGAAATGTTTCTAGCTAATGACATAGAAAAGACAGAATCAGATAAGTGGTTGGAGAATATAAAAGAACATCAGCCAGTGCCTGTTCAAAGTCCATATAAGGACGAAATTCAGCGATATATGGAGTATGAGTACCAAAATGAAGCGGCAACTGAAATACGTGCTAAACAGTCCGTCACAGAGCTTAAGCGGCAATTTTCTTTGCAAGATAGCTGGAGTGATACTACCCTGTTAAAAGAATTCCAAAAAGTATCACTAGATAGACCCAAATTCTTACAAAAAAATAAACTCTCTGCAACAGAAATTGGTACGGCAATGCATACTCTTATGCAAGCAGTTTCGTTAGATTATAAACCTACAAAGGAAGATTTGGAACAACTTTTACAAATGATGCAAGAAAAAGATATCTTAACAGAAGTGCAAATTAAAGCAATTAACATTAAACAAATATTAGATTTCTTTGAATCTCCATTAGGGAAAACAATGCTTCAGAAAAAAGATTTAGTAAAACGCGAAGTGCCATTTAGTTATTTGCTTCCTGTGTCAGAGTTGTATGAAAACGTTGATTTAGACGAACGAGTACTTATTCAAGGTGTTGTGGATAGCATGATAGAAGAGGAAGAAACGATTACTTTAATTGATTATAAAACAGACAAAATAGAAGGAAGATATGCTGATTGGAACGCTGCTGAAAAAGTAATGAAAGAACGATATCATATTCAAATCAAGCTTTATGCAGAAGCGATTCAAGCGATTAGCGGTAAAGAAGTCGCTGCAGCTTATTTATATTTCTTCGATGGACAACATATATGCCAAATAAACACAAAGGAAGGTCTTTAA